Part of the Trichoderma asperellum chromosome 1, complete sequence genome is shown below.
TTTCGACGAACCGTTCGCGAAGTCGTCTACATCGTCAAGGTCACAAATCACACCATCCAGAATCGATTGCAAGAATTCAACAATACCGAGTCAAGTCGCATGTCAGTGGAGGACTTCTTAAAACAGGATTTCTTGGAAAGCTCGCATGATCCCCCCTCATTCTACCGGAAATCCGATGAGTacagaaagaagatggatgagaaTTCAAGGAAGCGGAAACGAGGCATCACTGTCGAAGATACCGAGCAACCCATCGTAGAGCATGCGCCCGTTAGACGACATATTGAGGGAGGGGCGGATCTTTCCAAGGCACCCGAAGTCAACTACCGTCGAGATGCCGATGGATTCATCATCCCTCCTTTACCTTCACAGATTCCCCAAGGAAACATTAGTCTTAATCcgcaaaagaaggagaatgaCGACGAAGTAGAAGGTCTTGAAGATCTCGCCGAAGAGTTTGGAGATGTTctagatgaggaggaggcagatCATGATGCCTCAAAAGGAGGCAAGGGTAAACGCGCCAAGCCTCAGCTTCCCATTAACGAAGAATGGGAGCAGGATGAACAGGATCTTGAAGGTGTCATTGAAGAGATTTTCAACGATCCACTTACCTACGAACATGCTCTTGCATACTCAAATGCCGAGCAACGAGCTCGAATCCACTCCGTCTGGGCTCGTCAACAGCAACCGCAAAAGGAGGTGTCCATGGCAGCCGACGTCACCGAAGATGAATTTGCTGATGACCCCGAAGTCATCAACTGCCTATTATCCCCTGAAGAAGCACGTATTAAAGAGATTATCTGGGTAAATCAGAACAAAGACTGGCTGAGGAAACACCAAGAAAAAGTGTTCCGACGAAAGATGGAAGCAGAGCGCCCTAAGCAGACAcgcaagaggagaaagcgAGCTAGGATGGGAGAGGGTCAGACAAGCCCTGCCAGTTCTGCAGCGGAAGCAGCCATTGGTGTGGCCAAGGACCGAGCTTGGTCCAAGAGGATCAACTACGATGCTATCCGTAGCATTTTCGACATGCCAAATGCAGGGCTTGGATCTACAGCCACGAGCCGAAAGACCAGTTTGGCGGGCAGTGCATTCGGCGCTGACGATGAAGGAAGCGAAGCCCCGGATGAGAGCGttgctggcgatgaggagcATCACGAGGAGCAtgctgatgaggaagaaTATGAGGAGCCGGAAGAGTTTGGAGAGGGCGAGGAATTTGGAGGAGGGGGTGGTGAATACGAAGGAGGGTacgatgaggatgatccTGACATGGACAATGAGTACGGACTGGAAGAGGATTAAAATCTGCATCTTGCTTAGGAAGGGATATTACCCTCGAAGCATATGGCGTTTTGGGTTCTGCTACACATGTTTGGCAGTGATTTTTTGATCGGCATATATCGAGTGTTAGCTGGAATGACAGGCACCAGACTCTGGAGTATATATGCTCTTAATAACTTGGTGAAATAACCCTTTGTCTAATCATAAATACATTATTATATCATTATCGTACACGGGCATTATTGATTATATTCAATTAGATCATGTCGATGTGAGCTCACACAATGATCTTAATCCCTAGCTCAGCTTCACATAGTCTAATGCTCTCATTCTCCATGGACTTGTACAGCTCATCCGAGCTATTCAATTTCGCCCCCAGAGCTTCCTCCATCCCAGCTTCATTAGATAGTGCGTCAACAGACTGAGACGAAGCCTGAGTCCCGAGATTGGATCGGAAAATGCCCGCGGCAGACAAGGGCAGAAAATCCTCGTATGTTATAGGGGTGATGTCGATGACGCCTTGCTGGATGAGATGCTCCAATGTGAAACTGGATTTGACGTCAGGAAGAGGTCTATTTGTTACATTGTATGTGAAGTAGACGAGTTTTTGTGCTCGCAGCGTTTTCCAGTCATCGGGATATTTCTGAAACGCAACCTCAACCTGTCTATCCAACTCTTCTGGCGTTGAATTCTGAGAAGTTGATTCCGCAGCTGCCATTGCTTCATTCAGTAGCTCGTCGTATAATTGTCTCCCAGCAACAGTTACCGCCGCGCCGCGCTCTTCGATTTCTCCAAACCGAGCTTTATGTGAGCCACTGACGAGTTTTGCTTCAGATTCTATGCTCTGCAGAGTATGCGCAGTGAAGAACTGTACGGGCTCTTCAATGGCCAGGAAACTCGTCTGCCGAAGCAAGATGGGACAATTCCTCCCGGGAGGGCCTTCAATCCGGTCTTTCACTTTTAACCCTTGCGACTTCATCTCTTCCTGCGCGGCGGAAATGTCGAGCGTGCGCGGTGTCAGGTGGTTGATGTGCGCGCTGCGGAAACATGCGATATCCGCAAGAATCTGGTGTTCCCTCTTAAGAAGCTGGTAGTCGTCGTGCGAAGAAGCCGCGGTGCCGTGCCAGCGGAATGTCTCCATGGCTTGGATGACGAAACGGGTGCCTTGGTCGACGGTCAGTCTGCCGCCCTGCTTGTCGGCGAGGTCGAGCAGGTTGATGAGCTCTGCGGTGAAGATGTTGCGCTTGGAGAGCAGTTTGAGCGCGAGAGACCGGGCTTCGTCGTCACGGATGAGTTCGGGACGGAGCAGAGACGTGAATACCCGAAACGGGTTCTTCTTTAGGGATGCGGTGCTGCGTGGCCGGAAGCACGTTGCGTGCATGGGCAGGCCTGCCGCGGCGAGATTGTAGTAGCCAACGGGATGTAagccgatgatggcgaagatGCGCCGCACGGTGCGCAGTTCGTAAGGGGTGCCGAGTCTGATTGCGCCGTGGCGCTCAATGTCTAGTCTTGAGGAGGCGACGTTGCCGTGGCGCATGGCGAGGACGCGCGGGTCGAGGTCGGCGGTGCGGGTTGATGCGTTGACGGCGTTGACGATGTGGATGAGGGTGCCGTAGAGGGGGACTTCGGCCTTGTACATGGATGACATGGCGAGGGTGAAGGCTGTGCGGAGGGCGTCGGGGTCTGCGAAGTCATGATGTGAAGATGTGGTTGTGATGGttgctgtggtggtggttgtggtGGCGCTGGGAGCCATTGTTACGAGAGATGTAGAGGAAACAGTGAGTGTGGTTGATAGTAATGCGAAATATGAAGCAGCAGGATGGGAATGATATTATGTTCAAGTGTCTCTTGTGGTGGGAGATGAATCTGAATTGGTATTATAGATAAGAACGAGTAGATGATCTGACGGCCGCGACAAGAGCAGCGGATTTATTATGTACTAGACGTGGAATAACAGAATTCAGACCGCCGGTGTAAGACATCTTACATGCTGTATCCATCACTGCAACAAAATGGGGGATTCTTTCGGCTGGTCTCGGTACAGCACGTTGTTATCGCGTAAAAGATAATAGGTCATTCGTATGTATGTGCCGGTATTTGTATCGTAAGAAGTCTGGGATGGTCCACAGATATGGGGGAGGCGGCGGATGTTATCCAGTGCCATGGCTTCCAAAAAGGGTAGTTCGTTGGAGAAAATGGGGGGCTGTGATTGGATGGCTTGGGGAGCTTTATCAACATGCGTCGCTGATATCAGATAAGAGGGGGCAATGGAGTACCGTAAAGTTTCGAAATGGGTGTCGCGGGTTTCCTTAGTTAATTTAGTAACAAGGCGACGGCTAATTGTGGGCTCGTACCTCTAAGTTTCCAGCTGTACCCCGCAGGTACTGCGGGGCACCGTGACAAACTGGGACGGACTCCCCCATCTTTGCCATTTCCTTCCCACTCTTTCCTTTATGCTCTCTATAGCCAAAAAAGACTTTCTACAAGCTAATCATAGCAAACGCCCCTGGAGGCTGCAAATCGCAGTCTACTAAAAAATTTTACTACAGGAGGGACTAAAACTCGAAATGGGTGTCGCAGGCCTTGTTGTACCCGCAAAGTATTATCACACATAATGAGCCAATTCTGGCTCGCCATATATCTATATTCCCAGTCACGTGCGTGTCAGCTCACAAGTCTCAGTACCTCTAGAAGATGCGTCCGCtcataaaatactataaatcaACATAGCTCCTACGACCTTCACTTTGCAAAGACGTGTTACACTTAGAGATTATAACAGGGAAAATGGCCCCGAACCCGACATCCTAAATACCACCACTCTCCCTGAACCAGTACCCAGAGCTATAGCTACGTCCGTTAACGGCACCTGTGGTAACGTAGAAGGTAGTGCATAAGGCCATACAGCCGACATAGAGGACTGGTATTCGGGCGGAAGCCACAATATATTATGCTCATTCCAAGTGATCCAACACTTATCGGTGCTTAGGCCGTAGCCATAATGTTTTGCCTTCTGAGAATTGTTAGCAATGGGTCGGCGTTGATCCTGATCCTGAGCCGGATCCGAATCTGGAGACAGAACTTGAGCTATCATCGTATATTGGGCTTCAGTTCGATGTTCTATGTCCAATTTTATAGGACCGGCTTCAGTATGAAGATATGAGGTCGTATTGTCGAAGAATATAGTACGTATTGCTGTGTCAACCTGAAGTGTCTGTTGCACTTTGCCAGTTGTTGTATCCCAGATTTTTACAGTCTCATCTAACGAGCCTGAGGCGAGGTAGCGGCCATCTACTGAGAAGGCGACTGAATAAACCCCACCACTATGACCCTCAAGGGTCTGTCGCTCCTTGCTAGTTGTTATATCCCAGATTTTTACAGTCTTATCTGACGAGCCTGAGGCAAGGTAGCAGCCATCTGCTAAAAAGGCAACTGAGAAAACCCCACCACTATGGCCCTTAAGGATCTGCCGATCCTGGCCTGTTGTTGTATCCCAGATTTTTACAGTCCCATCCCAAGAGCCTGAGGCGAGGTAGTGGCCATCTGCTGAGAAGGCAACTGAGCGGCCTATATCACTATAGCCCCTAAAGGTCTGCCGCTCCTTGCCAGTTGTTACATCCCAGATCTTTACAGTCTTATCCGACGAGCCTGAGGCAAGATAGCCGCCATCTGCTGAGAAGGCAACTGAGAGAACCCCACCACTATGACCCTTAAGTGTCTGCCGCTCTTTGCCTGTTGTTGCATCCCAGATCTTCACGGTCTCATCCCACGAGCCTGAGGCAAGGTAGCGTCCATCTGCTGAGAAAGCAACTGACCAGATTATATTGCTATGGCCGTCAAGGGTCTGCCGCTCCTTGCTAGTTGTTGCATCCCAGATCTTTACGGTCTCATCCCACGAGCCTGAGGCGAGGTAGCGGCTATCTGCTGAGAAGGCAACTGAGAGAACCCCACCACTATGGCCCTTAAGTGTCTGCCGCTCTTTGCCTGTTGTTGCATCCCAGATCTTCACAGTCTCATCTAACGAGCCTGAGGCGAGGTAGCGGCTATCTGCTGAGAAGGCAACTGAGAGAACCCCACCACTATGGCCCTTAAGTGTCTGCCGCTCTTTACCTGTTGTTACATCCCAGATCTTCACAGTCTCATCTAACGAGCCTGAGGCAAGGTAGCAGCCATCTGCTGAGAAGGTAACTAAGCAAACCCCATCGCTGTGGCCCTCAAGGGTCTGATGCTCTTTGCCAGTTGTTGTATCCCAGATCTTTATGGTGTTCTTATCCGACGAGCCTGAGGCAAGGTAGCAGCCATCTGCTGAGAAGGCAATTAAGCGGCCTGCATCGCTGTGGCTCTCAAGGGTCTGATGCTCTTTGCCTGTTGTTATATCCCAGATCTTTAAGGTCCCATCCGACGACCCTGAGGTAAGGTAGCGGCCATCTGCTGAGAAGGCAACTAAGTTAACCCCACCACTATGGCCCTCAAGGGTCTGACGTTCTTTGCCAGTTATTGCATCCCAGATCTTTACAGTCTCATCCCACGAGCCTGAGGCGAGGTAGCGGCCATCTGCTGAGAAGGCAACTGCCCAAACCGGACCACTATGGCCCTTAAGTGTTTGTAAATAAGGGCTCCAATTATATTCCACTATGGGTTTAACCTTTAGCCATTGAggttcttcctcttcaaatATTTTCCGTATAAAGGTATTCAATGGACTGAATATAAGCGCCGACGTATATATCTGGAGTGGACTATCCGCAATCAACGAACTGTTCTGCCGGATAAACCGCCATGAGTCTTGTGCAAGTTCTAGTAATTGGCAGTCTGATGACTGGCGGTCCGGTGATGATCCCTTTATTGGTCAGTTTCACTCCCGATTGTTATAGCGCCACCAACTTACTCTCAGTAGATTCTCTAGCCTTGCCATTGAAAGAACCCCATCCTCTACATGCCCCATAAGGCACAAAGCCTCGAGCCAGTACAGGAAGTACTTCCGAATAAATAGGAAGACGGTTCGGCACTTATGGCCAACTTGATCCTGAGATTGGCTCTCAGTGTTATGCATATCACAGAAATGGTCAACCCAATGGATACAAGAATAACGTATGCCTTCTAGCGGATCCGGATCTAGTGCCTTAATTTCGTTGATTGGGAGTCCAGGGGGgcataaattataaatattccGTCGTAACGTGGCAGACATAGCTTCTAGTGACCGCGAGAAGATGATACCATGGACGTCGGCGGAGCTAGAGGGGAAAATAGTAGGCGCTGCTTCGTTACTTAAGTAGTCTTTGGCTGACTGGTGGATAACGTAAACCAGGCTGTCTCTCACAGTGAGAAATGAGCCACAAAACCCTATTGCCCTATCGATTAACTCGGCATCTGCAGGATTATCCTCTGGGGACTTAATAAGAGTGCCAAGCTCAGCCAGTGTAACAGGCCGATATACGAGCAACACGGTCGCAAGGATCTGGTAACAAAAGGTAGTATCGCTATCATCCTCTAAATCATGTAtttgcttcatcatcctcttatACAAAGAATCAAGTCCAGGTGGAAACTCGTTTAGCTTTGAAAGGTTATTCCGTATCGAGATCTTCTTTAAGTTCTGACAGACTAAGGCTACCCAGAGGAAGGTATTATTAGAATTAGAGGACAAGTGGTGGTAAACAGCATCCTTTGTTCCAGCATtgtatttcttcttctgggctaACCATTCGACTTGGTGCTTAATATATGCATCGACGGCTGCGGAGATGGACTTTTCGTTGAGCTCTAGACACAGCTTAATTTGCTGAGCGGCAGAATCAAGATGCTCCTCAATATCTGGCCAGTTGCGACTAGACACTATCCACTTGACGCGGGGAAAGAGAGTGGACTTTGTATTG
Proteins encoded:
- a CDS encoding uncharacterized protein (EggNog:ENOG41) gives rise to the protein MDVTATYLREITGNRFGDNTAIHQGDVHYHSPNDTTRENEDIKCLTDLRITDPRDDKARIEATKGGLFKGSYRWILQHSDFRQWRDDECSRLLWIKGDPGKGKTMLLCGIVNELSSETRLKDQKANTLLSYFFCQATDERINSATAVLRGLIYLVVEQQPLFVSNIQKKYKHGGAAIFKDVNAWIALSDIFLNILKDANQEQTYIIIDALDECVTDLPKLLDFINTKSTLFPRVKWIVSSRNWPDIEEHLDSAAQQIKLCLELNEKSISAAVDAYIKHQVEWLAQKKKYNAGTKDAVYHHLSSNSNNTFLWVALVCQNLKKISIRNNLSKLNEFPPGLDSLYKRMMKQIHDLEDDSDTTFCYQILATVLLVYRPVTLAELGTLIKSPEDNPADAELIDRAIGFCGSFLTVRDSLVYVIHQSAKDYLSNEAAPTIFPSSSADVHGIIFSRSLEAMSATLRRNIYNLCPPGLPINEIKALDPDPLEGIRYSCIHWVDHFCDMHNTESQSQDQVGHKCRTVFLFIRKYFLYWLEALCLMGHVEDGVLSMARLENLLRGSSPDRQSSDCQLLELAQDSWRFIRQNSSLIADSPLQIYTSALIFSPLNTFIRKIFEEEEPQWLKVKPIVEYNWSPYLQTLKGHSGPVWAVAFSADGRYLASGSWDETVKIWDAITGKERQTLEGHSGGVNLVAFSADGRYLTSGSSDGTLKIWDITTGKEHQTLESHSDAGRLIAFSADGCYLASGSSDKNTIKIWDTTTGKEHQTLEGHSDGVCLVTFSADGCYLASGSLDETVKIWDVTTGKERQTLKGHSGGVLSVAFSADSRYLASGSLDETVKIWDATTGKERQTLKGHSGGVLSVAFSADSRYLASGSWDETVKIWDATTSKERQTLDGHSNIIWSVAFSADGRYLASGSWDETVKIWDATTGKERQTLKGHSGGVLSVAFSADGGYLASGSSDKTVKIWDVTTGKERQTFRGYSDIGRSVAFSADGHYLASGSWDGTVKIWDTTTGQDRQILKGHSGGVFSVAFLADGCYLASGSSDKTVKIWDITTSKERQTLEGHSGGVYSVAFSVDGRYLASGSLDETVKIWDTTTGKVQQTLQVDTAIRTIFFDNTTSYLHTEAGPIKLDIEHRTEAQYTMIAQVLSPDSDPAQDQDQRRPIANNSQKAKHYGYGLSTDKCWITWNEHNILWLPPEYQSSMSAVWPYALPSTLPQVPLTDVAIALGTGSGRVVVFRMSGSGPFSLL
- a CDS encoding uncharacterized protein (EggNog:ENOG41), which gives rise to MAPSATTTTTTATITTTSSHHDFADPDALRTAFTLAMSSMYKAEVPLYGTLIHIVNAVNASTRTADLDPRVLAMRHGNVASSRLDIERHGAIRLGTPYELRTVRRIFAIIGLHPVGYYNLAAAGLPMHATCFRPRSTASLKKNPFRVFTSLLRPELIRDDEARSLALKLLSKRNIFTAELINLLDLADKQGGRLTVDQGTRFVIQAMETFRWHGTAASSHDDYQLLKREHQILADIACFRSAHINHLTPRTLDISAAQEEMKSQGLKVKDRIEGPPGRNCPILLRQTSFLAIEEPVQFFTAHTLQSIESEAKLVSGSHKARFGEIEERGAAVTVAGRQLYDELLNEAMAAAESTSQNSTPEELDRQVEVAFQKYPDDWKTLRAQKLVYFTYNVTNRPLPDVKSSFTLEHLIQQGVIDITPITYEDFLPLSAAGIFRSNLGTQASSQSVDALSNEAGMEEALGAKLNSSDELYKSMENESIRLCEAELGIKIIV
- a CDS encoding uncharacterized protein (BUSCO:EOG092D26GB), whose translation is MSFLTPPPTKRPSQGPGPAKPRFARPNPVRALREREERRHAAAAAARLSSTQRPGVVTPAHQQCANKACPKPNVVDGTCQTCGRVADDSNIVSEVQFGETSSGAAMVQGTFVGADQAGVRGMGPAFRRVGGSEDREKSIREARGLMQGYAQQLNISDSLVTAGTQVFKLASGANFIQGRTLASVAAVCLYAACRAEPPCKVMLIDLADLVQLNVFKLGRIFKKLNEVVPIGADGLIPVYPEDLIWRFATKMEFRQDTAKVAEDAVRLVKRMSRDWMVMGRRPSGICGACLLMAARMHNFRRTVREVVYIVKVTNHTIQNRLQEFNNTESSRMSVEDFLKQDFLESSHDPPSFYRKSDEYRKKMDENSRKRKRGITVEDTEQPIVEHAPVRRHIEGGADLSKAPEVNYRRDADGFIIPPLPSQIPQGNISLNPQKKENDDEVEGLEDLAEEFGDVLDEEEADHDASKGGKGKRAKPQLPINEEWEQDEQDLEGVIEEIFNDPLTYEHALAYSNAEQRARIHSVWARQQQPQKEVSMAADVTEDEFADDPEVINCLLSPEEARIKEIIWVNQNKDWLRKHQEKVFRRKMEAERPKQTRKRRKRARMGEGQTSPASSAAEAAIGVAKDRAWSKRINYDAIRSIFDMPNAGLGSTATSRKTSLAGSAFGADDEGSEAPDESVAGDEEHHEEHADEEEYEEPEEFGEGEEFGGGGGEYEGGYDEDDPDMDNEYGLEED